The window GAGCAGAGGGCGCCGGACTGGGAGAATATGCCTATCCTGCCGCTTATCGGCATGGTACCGGCAAAACTTGCGTTCAGTTTATGACTGGTGTTGAGCAGCCCCAGACAGTTGGGGCCGAGCAACCGTGCCCCGCTGCGCTTACAAAGTAAGGCCAGTTCCTCTTCCCGGATGGCGCCATCCCTGCCGGTTTCCTTGAACCCTGCGGTAATGACCACAATGGATCGTGCCCCTTTTTTCAAAGAGCGTTCGGCGGCCCCGATGAGATGTTCTAAGGGCACGGCAATTATGGCCATATCTATGCTGCCGGGGATCTCCTTGACATTGGTGTAGACCGGCAAATCAAACAGATTGTCGCCGCCGGCCGGGTTCACCGGGAAGATCTCTCCGGCGAATTCGCCGGCAATCAGGTTGGCGAGAATATCATGGCCGACCTTGCCAGGGGTTCTGGAGGCGCCGAGCAGGGCTATTTTTTGTGGAAAAAAGAAATGTGTAAGCATAGTTGCAGTAGGTGAATATGCAGAGATGACAGTCTTAGGATAACCAGTGATTTAAACCCTTTGCCATAATGCATTTAAAACAGGAACTGCATGCCATGTCCAGAAATATAAACTGCTTAAGAGGTTGGTGACTGGCCAGGTGTAAAGTGCTGAAGGGTGTGGAAAGATTACCTTGGGTAACCTTTCCACAATTTAAAATGAAGTAAACCTGTTCAAATTAATTACCATTACTCGGGAATCAGCACGCTGTCGATGATGTGGATGACCCCGTTGGAAGCAGGAATGTCAGTCTTGGTAACCATGGCATTGTCCACGTAGACCATATCCCCTTCTACTTTAATAGAAAACTCCTTGCCGTTAACAGTCTTGGCCGAACTCATCTGGACTACATCCGCTGCCATCGCTTTGCCTGGAACCACATGGTACGTCAATATTGCCGTAAGTTTTTCTTTGTTTTCTGGTTTTAAAAGGTCCTCAACAGTCCCTGCCGGGAGTTTGGCAAATGCCTCATCGGTGGGAGCCATCAGGGTAAACGGTCCGTCACCTTTGAGTACCGGGGTCAATCCCGCTGCTTCAACCGCTGCCAGCAGGGTTGTAAACTGCCCGGTGTGATCAGCGAGTGCCACGATGTCCATGGAATCTTTCATGGAGTCATCTTTCTTGTCTCCATGATGTGCTGCAAACGAAGATACCGCAGAGAGGAGTGCAAAAATAAGAGTCGAGATGATGATTTTTTTCATATGATTCTCCATAAATTATCTGATGTTAGGAGTATGGTATGCAGAATAGGCAAATACCTAAAAGAGCCTCAGCATACCGCCCATTAGAAGCGCAGCATGAGTTACATCACTCCTGTAGAGACGTTTCATTTGGTTATCTCAAGTGTAGGTTCTTAGGAATGCCTGTCAAGAAAAGTCATCCGAATAGTGAAAGAACTGGAGTTGCGTTCCAATATATCCTGAAGTTCCTCCGGAACTCATAACAGGTTGAAAAATGGATGCTTATATTCCAGAAATTTTTCTTATTGATCTTCAAAATCATTGCTGAATTAATTTTCTTGAAATAGCAATTTCAGGGCGTTACCTGGAAGATTTTAATTATCGGAAAAAAACCTTTGCACTTGCAATGTTTCGAAGCCAATAGCAATGCTTGTAAAATTTGAGTTTGACCAAAGAAGAAGATAAGCTTTTGATAAGAGATTTTTAAGATGACCTGAAACCTGAGACATAACGGGCCAGAATTATGTAGTTACCTGAAATTCATGTGTAGGAGGCAGTATGAACATCGTTGAAGCGTTGACTGACCATCACGATACACTGCGTTCGCTGTATGGGCAGGCGGAGAATGATCCTGCACTATTTGAGACGTTCGTCCATCACCTGATTGTGCACCACACCATGGAGGAGAAGTATTTTTATGATCTCCTCAAGCAGTTTGAAGAGGCGGAACACGACTCTCTCGAGGCGGTCAATGAGCATCACATAATTGAACTGATAATCAAGGATGCCCAGGGGTTTCCACGAGATCATTCCGGATTCCCTGTGAAGATAGAAGGATTGGGCGAGTATACGGTGCACCATCTGGAAGAGGAGGAGCTGGAAATCTTCCCCCTTGCAAGCAGGCTCTTTTCCCTGGAAGAAATGACCACCCTCGGTGCCCTGTTTGAAGAGGCCAAAGAGCAATTGCTGGGAGTCTCCCTGCCGGAGATCCCCAAAGCACTGGCCGGTAAATTTGCAGAGCCTCAAGTGGCCGGCGTCAGAACGGCGGGCGGTGGTTCATTGATGACAGCCACCGCAAGAGGCTTGGGCATCGGCAAGCTCTGATCGAACAATGGATGAGGATACCGCGTTATACGAGCCATAACTCATAACCGAGGATCACAAGATGGATTTTCTAAGACGAGAACTGGCCCCGATTCCCATGGAGGCGTGGGCGGAGATTGATGAACAGGCAACCAGAAGCCTTACCGCGATGCTCTCGGGCAGAAGGGTGCTCGATGTTACCGGTCCAATGGGTACCGATTTTCCAGGAGTGCCGGAAGGGCGGCTCGATTATCCCAAAAAGCAAGCCAAGGGTGGACTGAAGTATGGTATTCGCAAGGTTCACCATATCGTTGAGGTGCGTGTGCCTTTCGAGCTGGAAATCGCTGAACTGGATAACGTGGTTCGCGGTGCGAGGGATGTTGATCTGTCGGCACTGGAAGATGCGGCGAAAGAGGTAGCACTCTTTGAGGAAAAGGTCATATACCATGGTTTGCCCGAAGCAAATATAACCGGGCTCTACCTTTGCCAGGGTGAGGAATGCTTAACTATTGGTTCTAAGCCAGAGCAACTGCTGGAAGGAATTGCTGGTGGAGTGACGGAATTCAGCGGTCGCTCAATCGAAGGACCGTACAGCTTTATCGTGGGGCCGAAGTTGTGGAGCAGGATGTCCTCTCATATTCAGGGCTATCCTGTAAAGATGCAGGCGGAGGCCGTGCTGGGCGGGCAGGTGCTGCTCAGTTCCTATTTAAGCGGTGAGCATGAGAATCAGGCTTTTATGATGAGCCAGAGAGGCGGAGATTTCGAACTCATTCTGGGCCAGGATCTGGCGATCGGTTATGAAAGCCATACAGCGGGTAAAGTACGGCTTTATTTTACCGAGTCCTTTACCTTCAGGGTCTTTGAGCCATCAGCGGTGTTGAACTTTACTGCCAGAAAATAGATTCTAAAGTGCGTAGGCGGTCAGTCAGGGAATCTTGGTAAGGGCAGGGTCCTGTTTCTTACAGTTTGTCGATCCCTTCAAGGTACTGCTCTGCCTGCCTGAGAATTGCCTTCTGTTCATCCTCGGTTTTTCTGTCCCAGGTTCTGTAAACCATGCCTATCCTGGGATTGTTCTCCAGTAATTCGCGGTGACGGTGGTGAAAATGCCAGTAAAGACTGTTGAACGGGCAGGCTTTAGTACCATGGCGTTCCTGGTGCCGGTACCGGCAGTTTGTGCAGTAAGAACTCATCTTATTGATATAATTAGCGGATGAACAGTACGGTTTGGTGCCGACGATGCCACCATCAGCGAATTGGCTCATACCTCGGGTGTTGGTGATTTCAACCCACTGGATGGCATCGATGTAAATGCCAAGATACCAGGCATCTATTTCCTCTGGTGCGATGCCTGCAAGTAATGCAAAGTTACCTGTTATCATCAGGCGCTGGATATGATGCGCATATGCGTACTGGAGTGATTGGGATATGGCATGATGCAGGCAGTTCATGTCGGTCTTGCCTGTCCAGTACCAGGAGGGGAGCTGGCGGTCGGCCTCAAAATAATTGAGGTCGGTAAATTCCGGCATATGAGCCCAGTAGACACCCCGCATATATTCACGCCATCCGATGACTTGCCGCACAAAACCTTCAATTTGGGCAATGACTATTTCATCCTGCCGTTTACTCCACTCCTTAATTGCCCGTTCAACCACCTCCAGTGGGGAGAGAAGTTTGCTGTTCATGGCTGCCGAGATTCGCGAGTGGTATAACGACCAGTATTCCTCGCTCATGGCGTCCTGGTAATCGCCAAAGTGGGGGAGAAGTTCAGCGGTGAAATACTCGAGTAATTCAAGACATTCATCACGTGTCACGGGCCAGATGAAGTTTTTCTGGTCAACCTCGCCGATCGTTTTTATGCCGGCTTTATCGAGTAGCTTCACCAGATCGGATACATCTCTTGAAAAGAGAAGGGGGGCTGGTATTTGGAGGTCAGCAGGGAGTTTTTTGCGGTTAGCGACATCGTAATTCCACTTTCCCGTGAGAGGTTTGCCCGTGTTTTCCGGATCCATCAGGATGTCAAAACGTTTTCGTATATCACGGTAATAGGATTCCATGAGGTAATTCTTCTCACCAAAAAACGCGGCCAGCTCGTCACGTTGGGTCAGGAAATGCTCGGTATCAAACATTTCTGCAGGAATGTTGAGCGATTTCGTTATTTTGCTGAGTTGCAGTTCAAGCCGGTACTCATCCGGCATGAGATACTCGAATTTTTCGATTTTATGCGTGCTGATGAGGAGGGAGATGTTTTCTGTCAGATCCTGTTTGTTCTTGTTGTCATTGAGCTTCAGGTAAATCACTTGGTGACCTCGCCCACGAAGTGTTTCGGCAAAGCTGCGCATGGCGGCAAAAAAGAAAATGATCTTCTGAATGTGGTGAGTGACATAGTCGGTTTCCTGACGCATTTCGAAAAGACAATAGAGAATCTCATCATCGGTTGTATTAAGCCATGAGTGGTTGATGTTAAGCTGGTCACCGAGAATGAGCCTAAGTGTTTTCATCGCCATTTTTCCTCTTGAATCCGGAACGTCTGCAGCGTTCACTGCAATAAACGATCTCCGGCCAGTTGCGCCGCCACTTCTTTCGCCAGGAGAAGGGGCGATTACAGACCGGGCAGATTTTTGTCTCTAACGGTTTTCTGGCCATCGTAACTATCATATACTTTCAGTAGCAAGGTTGAAAAC of the Desulfosediminicola ganghwensis genome contains:
- a CDS encoding fasciclin domain-containing protein; the encoded protein is MKKIIISTLIFALLSAVSSFAAHHGDKKDDSMKDSMDIVALADHTGQFTTLLAAVEAAGLTPVLKGDGPFTLMAPTDEAFAKLPAGTVEDLLKPENKEKLTAILTYHVVPGKAMAADVVQMSSAKTVNGKEFSIKVEGDMVYVDNAMVTKTDIPASNGVIHIIDSVLIPE
- a CDS encoding hemerythrin domain-containing protein, translated to MNIVEALTDHHDTLRSLYGQAENDPALFETFVHHLIVHHTMEEKYFYDLLKQFEEAEHDSLEAVNEHHIIELIIKDAQGFPRDHSGFPVKIEGLGEYTVHHLEEEELEIFPLASRLFSLEEMTTLGALFEEAKEQLLGVSLPEIPKALAGKFAEPQVAGVRTAGGGSLMTATARGLGIGKL
- a CDS encoding family 1 encapsulin nanocompartment shell protein: MDFLRRELAPIPMEAWAEIDEQATRSLTAMLSGRRVLDVTGPMGTDFPGVPEGRLDYPKKQAKGGLKYGIRKVHHIVEVRVPFELEIAELDNVVRGARDVDLSALEDAAKEVALFEEKVIYHGLPEANITGLYLCQGEECLTIGSKPEQLLEGIAGGVTEFSGRSIEGPYSFIVGPKLWSRMSSHIQGYPVKMQAEAVLGGQVLLSSYLSGEHENQAFMMSQRGGDFELILGQDLAIGYESHTAGKVRLYFTESFTFRVFEPSAVLNFTARK
- a CDS encoding cryptochrome/photolyase family protein, whose product is MKTLRLILGDQLNINHSWLNTTDDEILYCLFEMRQETDYVTHHIQKIIFFFAAMRSFAETLRGRGHQVIYLKLNDNKNKQDLTENISLLISTHKIEKFEYLMPDEYRLELQLSKITKSLNIPAEMFDTEHFLTQRDELAAFFGEKNYLMESYYRDIRKRFDILMDPENTGKPLTGKWNYDVANRKKLPADLQIPAPLLFSRDVSDLVKLLDKAGIKTIGEVDQKNFIWPVTRDECLELLEYFTAELLPHFGDYQDAMSEEYWSLYHSRISAAMNSKLLSPLEVVERAIKEWSKRQDEIVIAQIEGFVRQVIGWREYMRGVYWAHMPEFTDLNYFEADRQLPSWYWTGKTDMNCLHHAISQSLQYAYAHHIQRLMITGNFALLAGIAPEEIDAWYLGIYIDAIQWVEITNTRGMSQFADGGIVGTKPYCSSANYINKMSSYCTNCRYRHQERHGTKACPFNSLYWHFHHRHRELLENNPRIGMVYRTWDRKTEDEQKAILRQAEQYLEGIDKL
- a CDS encoding DUF2256 domain-containing protein, whose amino-acid sequence is MIVTMARKPLETKICPVCNRPFSWRKKWRRNWPEIVYCSERCRRSGFKRKNGDENT